A genomic stretch from Falco cherrug isolate bFalChe1 chromosome 1, bFalChe1.pri, whole genome shotgun sequence includes:
- the ZNF750 gene encoding zinc finger protein 750 produces MSLLKERKPKKPHYIPRPPGKPFKYKCFQCPFTCNEKSHLFNHMKYGLCKNSITLVSEQDRVIKCPKTSSLEPKQINQLESTVKPTSSKSVTNGLSNLDSKPQYPFAKEDAKENVELQNQATSTAIQGQKPVMQKELNPASTTAESAISMQPLLDSIVRPSAFVPVGEHRDSKGPETSEVSDIVSLSNKSSPFHTKSAFHAPSHPWKAGSPFLPEFPHKVAPTKGFGSISPYMQPMIPEYSPHFYEHRLAIYTPYLLPGNSECESSALSVYGTQDQRHFLPHPGPLPKPINPSAYEHYRLFQQYHSTPPIPYGFCRPTDPFYRFSHVAGINRDQNSHLMEETTLLYPASLSPSQQYPLSSHKKQADYEKEMTLLHAKSHSKDDQNERENAKMSPLAGSAATGSPGRPSPTNFTQTSHACEGLFDLSNKSSSTSLGKYDQPEENFTAFKPVRKSTDQPTPLQSVQTQQDRGDSPTSINVTDEDSHTQNESHNNEGSLSNTEDDTGIVPLNLSKKADTNTGPTHEHAYKTTPKTESQNFLELQDMPLNLSVKDSCNTVSLKPSFHSPSHDNGAATSPNTENETSGADACNPKNPVNGACDKSSFTAHHNEAQDLRIIDSCDEQKQTAAVALCQLAAYSPSKARMDNEGQSPQDDNASCTEPTLNSSDTQDTQCNQKVKGQKRTNQKESAKSQQGTKRVRPNDCSRVFTLRKRTRIS; encoded by the exons atgagtctGCTCAAAGAACGTAAACCAAAGAAGCCTCATTATATCCCAAGACCACCAGGAAAGCCATTTAAGTACAAGTGTTTTCAGTGCCCCTTCACTTGCAATGAGAAATCCCATCTTTTCAACCACATGAAGTATGGCCTCTGCAAGAACTCAATTACTTTAGTATCGGAGCAGGATCGCGTTATCAAGTGTCCAAAGACCAGTTCTTTGGAGCCCAAACAGATCAATCAGCTTGAATCTACAGTCAAGCCAACTTCTTCCAAATCTGTCACAAACGGACTGTCAAATCTCGATTCAAAGCCTCAATATCCTTTTGCAAAAGAAGATGCCAAGGAAAATGTTGAATTACAAAACCAGGCAACAAGCACAGCAATTCAAGGACAAAAACCTGTGATGCAGAAGGAATTAAACCCTGCCAGCACTACAGCAGAAAGCGCCATCAGCATGCAGCCTCTTTTGGACAGCATCGTGAGGCCCTCGGCTTTCGTTCCTGTAGGAGAACACAGAGATAGTAAAGGCCCAGAAACTAGTGAAGTATCTGACATTGTATCACTCTCTAACAAAAGTTCACCTTTTCACACCAAGTCTGCGTTCCATGCACCAAGTCACCCATGGAAAGCAGgttctcctttcctcccagaGTTTCCACATAAAGTTGCTCCTACAAAAGGCTTTGGTTCCATTTCACCTTACATGCAACCAATGATTCCTGAGTACTCGCCCCATTTTTATGAGCATAGGCTGGCTATCTACACACCTTACTTGCTTCCAGGTAATTCAGAGTGTGAAAGCTCTGCTCTGTCTGTCTATGGCACACAAGATCAAAGACACTTTCTTCCCCACCCTGGCCCGCTTCCAAAACCCATAAATCCATCAGCGTATGAACACTATCGATTGTTCCAACAATATCATTCCACTCCTCCGATACCATATGGATTTTGTAGGCCAACAGATCCTTTTTACAGATTTTCACATGTAGCTGGTATTAACAGAGATCAAAATTCTCATCTAATGGAAGAAACTACCTTGCTGTATCCAGCTTCTTTAAGCCCATCCCAACAATACCCTCTAAGTTCACATAAAAAACAAGCAgattatgaaaaagaaatgacatTATTGCATGCCAAAAGTCATTCCAAAGATGACCAAAATGAAAGAGAGAATGCTAAAATGAGCCCTCTCGCAGGAAGCGCGGCAACAGGCTCCCCTGGCAGACCCAGCCCAACCAACTTCACCCAGACAAGCCATGCATGCGAAGGCTTATTTGACCTCTCTAACAAGTCATCTTCCACGTCGCTTGGCAAGTATGATCAACCAGAAGAAAACTTCACAGCTTTTAAACCTGTGAGAAAAAGCACTGATCAACCAACTCCGCTTCAAAGTGTGCAGACACAGCAAGACAGAGGAGATTCACCTACCag cattaaCGTCACTGATGAAGATTCACACACACAGAACGAAAGCCATAACAATGAAGGTTCACTGTCCAACACAGAAGACGACACAGGGATAGTTCCCCTTAATCTTTCAAAAAAGGCTGATACAAACACAGGACCTACACATGAGCATGCATACAAAACGACACCCAAAACAGAAAGTCAGAACTTCCTGGAATTGCAAGACATGCCTCTGAACCTCTCGGTAAAAGATTCCTGTAACACAGTAAGCCTAAAACCATCATTCCACAGTCCATCTCATGATAATGGTGCTGCTACTTCTCCAAACACCGAAAATGAAACCTCCGGAGCAGATGCATGTAACCCCAAGAACCCTGTTAACGGTGCCTGTGACAAATCTTCTTTCACAGCTCACCATAATGAAGCTCAAGACTTAAGAATAATTGACAGCTGTgatgaacagaaacaaacagcagctgtaGCCCTCTGTCAGCTAGCTGCGTACAGCCCAAGCAAAGCTAGAATGGACAACGAAGGGCAGAGTCCTCAGGACGATAATGCTTCGTGTACAGAACCTACTCTTAATTCTTCTGATACTCAGGATACTCAGTGCAATCAAAAagtaaaaggacaaaaaaggaCAAATCAGAAAGAATCAGCAAAATCACAGCAAGGTACTAAAAGAGTAAGGCCAAATGACTGTAGCAGAGTCTTCACTTTAAGGAAGAGAACAAGAATATCTTAA